One segment of Nitrospirota bacterium DNA contains the following:
- a CDS encoding RDD family protein, whose product MNAPAPLSKANMLNRVIAKSIDVIIAVALLEVLPKIGYFAGLAYILICDGLFEGRSVGKRIIGLRVVFQETMQACTFRESVIRNFPLAVGYILMGIIPLIGFIFPAAIVILESLLIIGSEKGTRFGDEIAKTLVIEESKGG is encoded by the coding sequence ATGAATGCCCCGGCGCCCTTATCAAAAGCCAATATGTTAAATAGGGTGATAGCCAAAAGCATTGATGTTATCATAGCTGTTGCATTGCTTGAAGTATTACCGAAAATAGGTTATTTTGCAGGGCTGGCTTATATCCTGATATGCGACGGCTTGTTTGAGGGAAGAAGCGTAGGGAAGCGCATAATCGGGCTCAGGGTTGTCTTTCAGGAAACAATGCAGGCCTGCACTTTCAGGGAGTCGGTAATCAGGAATTTCCCGCTTGCGGTTGGATATATCCTGATGGGTATCATACCGCTGATTGGTTTTATATTTCCTGCAGCTATAGTGATATTGGAAAGTCTTCTTATCATAGGCAGTGAAAAGGGTACGAGATTCGGCGATGAGATTGCAAAAACTCTGGTTATAGAGGAAAGTAAAGGGGGCTGA
- a CDS encoding ribulose-phosphate 3-epimerase — translation MVKIAPSILSADFSRLGEEIKAAEKAGADLIHVDVMDGHFVPNITIGPPVVKSIKKAAGIPLDVHLMIEDPDKYIDAFVKAGSDIISVHAEASTHLHRSINYIKTCGAKAGVSLNPATPLNILDFILPEVDMVILMSVNPGFGGQEFIPQTLNKLRMLKEIIKKNKLKVEIEVDGGVNTDNAGDVVKAGADILVMGNAFYGSKDYAGVVKTVRKKCG, via the coding sequence ATGGTAAAGATTGCACCTTCTATTCTTTCGGCGGATTTTTCACGGCTTGGGGAGGAGATAAAGGCGGCTGAGAAGGCCGGTGCGGATTTAATCCATGTTGATGTGATGGATGGGCATTTTGTCCCGAACATAACAATAGGACCGCCTGTTGTTAAATCAATCAAGAAGGCTGCCGGCATACCGCTTGACGTGCATCTTATGATTGAAGACCCGGACAAGTACATAGATGCATTTGTAAAGGCAGGCTCTGACATAATAAGCGTGCATGCAGAGGCGTCTACTCATTTACACAGGAGCATAAATTATATAAAGACCTGCGGGGCAAAGGCAGGCGTGTCCCTTAACCCTGCAACTCCTCTTAACATCCTTGACTTTATTCTGCCTGAGGTGGACATGGTGATTCTGATGTCTGTGAATCCGGGCTTTGGCGGGCAGGAATTTATACCGCAGACTCTTAATAAACTCAGAATGCTTAAGGAGATTATCAAAAAAAATAAGCTGAAGGTTGAGATAGAGGTTGACGGCGGGGTAAATACGGATAATGCCGGAGATGTTGTTAAAGCCGGTGCTGATATTTTAGTGATGGGCAATGCCTTCTACGGCTCAAAGGATTATGCAGGGGTGGTAAAGACGGTAAGGAAAAAGTGCGGGTGA
- a CDS encoding tetratricopeptide repeat protein, translating to MSPAGIFLKKAEKYRASAEYGRAVELYKKALESFKRDNNFTGILDCHLAIADTLRAMGEFTIAKTYYKQGLEIAEVLEDKASEADALAGTGLCDRALGSWRAALLQIREAHKIYQSPGDKKGIAFSLWAEAGTYRIKGDIKKALRTFHSALKKFKGIKDRAGIGYSYCGLGGCSRIAERFRDSEKYYTMANKNFKELKDTFGLAYSYCGLGNARRMNNDHKKALEFFNKASSLYKKIGDRVSYAYTLWSMGTTYKILGKLEKAAGKFKEAEILFRKTKDPRGEIYCMLGMGELEYLRGRTEKAKRAFLKSLKCADFYGFGVEKGYVEGLFRALETGKGFPVNLP from the coding sequence GTGAGCCCGGCAGGAATTTTTTTAAAAAAAGCTGAAAAATACAGGGCGTCTGCCGAATACGGCAGGGCGGTTGAGTTATACAAAAAGGCGCTTGAATCTTTCAAACGCGATAATAATTTTACAGGCATTCTTGACTGTCATCTTGCCATAGCCGACACATTGCGGGCTATGGGTGAGTTTACAATTGCAAAAACTTACTACAAGCAGGGGCTTGAGATTGCCGAGGTTTTGGAAGATAAGGCATCAGAGGCGGATGCGCTTGCAGGAACCGGTCTTTGCGACAGGGCGCTCGGCAGCTGGAGAGCCGCTCTGTTACAAATCAGGGAAGCGCATAAAATCTATCAATCCCCCGGCGACAAAAAAGGCATTGCATTTTCCCTGTGGGCAGAGGCAGGGACTTACAGGATTAAAGGCGACATAAAAAAAGCCCTCAGGACATTTCATTCTGCGCTTAAGAAATTCAAAGGCATTAAGGACAGGGCAGGGATAGGTTATTCATACTGCGGGCTTGGAGGCTGCTCAAGGATTGCAGAAAGATTCAGAGACTCGGAAAAATATTACACAATGGCAAATAAAAACTTTAAAGAATTAAAAGACACCTTCGGGCTTGCTTATTCATACTGCGGTCTTGGGAATGCAAGACGGATGAATAATGATCATAAAAAGGCTTTAGAGTTTTTTAACAAGGCGTCATCTTTGTATAAAAAAATTGGTGACAGGGTAAGTTATGCCTATACACTTTGGAGCATGGGCACAACTTACAAGATACTCGGCAAACTTGAAAAAGCCGCTGGAAAATTTAAAGAGGCTGAGATACTTTTCAGGAAAACAAAAGACCCGAGAGGGGAGATTTACTGCATGTTAGGCATGGGAGAACTGGAGTACCTGAGAGGCAGAACGGAAAAAGCAAAAAGGGCGTTTTTGAAATCCTTGAAGTGTGCGGATTTTTATGGGTTTGGGGTTGAAAAAGGATATGTGGAAGGCTTATTCAGAGCGCTTGAAACGGGCAAGGGTTTCCCTGTAAATCTGCCTTGA